One region of Alcanivorax sediminis genomic DNA includes:
- a CDS encoding phospholipase D family protein, translating into MEPLTTPLSSLSLVADSDQAFTLRVTLARLATRTLDVQYYIWDDDTTGKLLIYRVLEAARRGVKVRMLLDHANQLGRDVKWAALDAHPNIEVRLFNPFHGRFKHFHQWLYHAPLLNHRMHNKAWIADGERCLVGGRNISDHYFGVNPASNFRDLDWFASGPIVADTRDAFDAYWHSDLAMPLKTLRRYRPERAEQIWMWLSHWRSTLKKYPYIFPQHEGFFRDYLAKQELLCEHAPAVLLFDSPEKASGAKLSMMGDQLARLLDRDDHREFLLEASYFIPGEDFVAALSRLKQRGGRAAVLTNSLATNDIIAAHAGYAPYRESLIRGGVELHELQPHARAMKRQIRLLRGRSMASLHTKAMVLDRREIFIGSFNMDPRSLHLNTEMGYYVVSETLGKQVAEFIEEGLSPVNSYRLELEERKIRWGGVDEQGIPVLLKHEPGATRLRRAFAAFLSILPISRFF; encoded by the coding sequence GTGGAACCCCTGACAACACCGCTTTCTTCACTGTCCCTGGTGGCTGACAGCGATCAGGCGTTTACCCTTCGGGTCACCCTGGCGCGTCTCGCCACCCGCACTCTGGATGTGCAGTATTACATCTGGGATGACGATACCACCGGCAAGCTGCTGATCTATCGTGTGCTGGAAGCTGCCCGCCGGGGCGTAAAAGTGCGCATGTTGCTCGATCATGCCAACCAGCTGGGGCGCGATGTGAAGTGGGCGGCACTGGATGCCCACCCTAATATCGAAGTGCGGTTGTTCAATCCCTTTCATGGCCGCTTCAAGCATTTTCATCAGTGGCTTTACCACGCCCCGCTGCTCAACCACCGTATGCACAACAAGGCGTGGATTGCCGATGGCGAGCGTTGCCTGGTGGGTGGACGGAATATTTCTGATCATTACTTCGGGGTCAATCCCGCCAGTAACTTCCGGGATCTGGACTGGTTCGCCAGCGGCCCTATCGTGGCCGATACCCGGGATGCGTTTGACGCCTACTGGCATAGTGATCTGGCCATGCCGCTGAAAACCCTGCGCCGCTATCGCCCTGAACGTGCAGAACAGATCTGGATGTGGTTGTCACATTGGCGTAGCACACTGAAAAAGTATCCGTATATTTTTCCTCAGCATGAAGGTTTCTTTCGCGATTATCTGGCCAAGCAGGAACTGCTTTGTGAACATGCGCCCGCAGTACTGCTGTTCGACAGTCCGGAAAAAGCCTCCGGGGCAAAACTCTCCATGATGGGCGATCAGCTGGCTCGCCTGCTGGACCGTGATGACCATCGCGAGTTTTTACTGGAAGCCAGCTATTTTATTCCCGGTGAAGACTTTGTGGCGGCGCTGTCACGTTTGAAACAGCGGGGCGGTCGGGCGGCGGTGTTGACCAACAGCCTTGCGACCAACGACATCATTGCTGCCCATGCAGGTTACGCTCCTTACCGCGAATCGCTAATCCGGGGAGGGGTAGAGTTGCATGAGTTACAGCCTCATGCCCGGGCCATGAAGCGACAGATTCGTTTGCTCCGTGGCCGCTCCATGGCCAGCCTGCATACCAAGGCCATGGTGCTGGACCGTCGGGAAATTTTTATCGGTTCGTTCAACATGGATCCGCGCTCCCTGCACCTGAATACCGAAATGGGTTATTACGTGGTATCGGAAACGCTGGGTAAGCAGGTGGCAGAATTTATCGAAGAAGGGTTGTCGCCGGTGAACAGTTACCGGTTGGAACTTGAAGAGAGAAAAATCCGCTGGGGTGGCGTGGATGAGCAGGGCATTCCCGTGCTGTTGAAACATGAGCCCGGTGCAACCCGATTACGACGCGCCTTCGCTGCCTTTTTATCTATCCTGCCGATTTCTCGTTTTTTTTGA
- a CDS encoding ABC transporter substrate-binding protein, which yields MFKLRLCLSCVFCLVSLAHAATPIKIGLNYPFTGEYKEEGLMQKRGALMAVAEINAAGGVRGRPLELLERDTHSDADQARMNVDALAAEGAAMLFGGASSSVAIAASEQARRHGLLYFGTLTYSNDTTGKDGHSHMFRECYSAWMAARVLGEYLKKEMPGKRYFYITADYTWGQTTEASMREFTGTTDVQEHGAVKVPFPGARYREIGAAVDAAAKSGAEVIVMVLFGEQMVQGMTLAEKQGLTQRAQIIVPNLTLSMVEQAGPFIMAGVIGAVPWAWNIPYEREYVRGKQFVEAFSREFRTRPSSSAASAYSIVYQWKEAVERAGSLSSDAVRKRLQGHRYQLLKDEQYWREFDQQNVQTVYAVKVKDRSLVMKDAYRQNFFEILHSLPGDKAAPSLAQWQEQRQRHQRPLQLE from the coding sequence ATGTTCAAGCTCAGGTTGTGCCTGTCATGTGTGTTTTGTCTGGTGTCACTGGCTCATGCCGCGACGCCGATAAAGATCGGTCTGAATTATCCGTTCACCGGAGAATACAAAGAAGAAGGCCTGATGCAGAAGCGAGGCGCGTTGATGGCTGTGGCAGAGATCAACGCGGCTGGCGGGGTGCGCGGCAGGCCTCTCGAGTTGCTGGAAAGAGACACTCACTCCGATGCCGATCAGGCGCGAATGAATGTGGATGCGCTGGCCGCAGAAGGGGCTGCCATGTTGTTCGGTGGCGCGTCCAGCAGCGTGGCCATTGCCGCCAGTGAGCAGGCCCGGCGCCACGGGCTGTTGTATTTCGGTACCCTGACCTACTCCAATGACACCACCGGAAAGGATGGCCACAGCCATATGTTCCGGGAATGTTACAGCGCCTGGATGGCGGCTCGGGTGCTCGGGGAATACCTGAAAAAGGAGATGCCAGGTAAACGCTATTTCTATATCACCGCCGATTACACCTGGGGCCAGACCACCGAGGCCTCCATGCGGGAATTTACCGGTACCACCGATGTGCAGGAGCATGGAGCGGTCAAGGTACCGTTCCCCGGTGCCCGCTATCGGGAGATCGGTGCCGCTGTTGACGCCGCCGCTAAGAGTGGTGCCGAAGTGATTGTGATGGTGCTGTTCGGCGAGCAGATGGTGCAGGGCATGACGTTGGCGGAAAAGCAGGGGCTGACGCAACGCGCCCAGATCATTGTGCCGAACCTGACACTCAGTATGGTTGAGCAGGCCGGGCCTTTCATCATGGCCGGGGTGATTGGTGCGGTGCCCTGGGCCTGGAATATTCCCTATGAGCGGGAGTACGTTCGCGGCAAGCAATTTGTTGAGGCGTTTTCCCGCGAGTTTCGTACCCGACCTTCGTCTTCGGCAGCGTCCGCCTACAGCATTGTTTATCAGTGGAAGGAGGCGGTGGAGAGGGCGGGCAGTCTGAGCAGCGATGCGGTGCGAAAGCGTCTGCAAGGGCATCGTTACCAGCTATTGAAGGATGAACAATATTGGCGTGAATTCGATCAGCAGAATGTGCAGACTGTCTATGCGGTGAAAGTGAAGGATCGCAGCCTGGTGATGAAAGATGCTTACCGGCAAAACTTCTTCGAGATACTGCATAGCTTGCCGGGAGACAAAGCGGCGCCGTCCCTGGCGCAATGGCAAGAACAAAGGCAGCGACACCAGCGTCCGCTGCAACTGGAATAG
- a CDS encoding acyl-CoA thioesterase, with product MSAHFCFRFRVRYNECDAQQVVFNARYGDYVDIAMTEFMRAIGCDYKDLLARGLDNQVVKLTTEWQSSARFDDVLEVFVSLTHLGNTSFTLQADILHADEGRAIARSQAVYVMMTTEPFAKTPVPDDLREKLQAGAPGVVMDQSGRV from the coding sequence GTGTCTGCCCATTTTTGTTTTCGCTTTCGGGTTCGCTATAACGAATGTGATGCCCAGCAGGTGGTGTTCAATGCCCGCTATGGGGATTACGTGGATATCGCCATGACAGAATTCATGCGTGCCATTGGTTGCGATTACAAGGACCTGCTGGCGCGTGGGCTGGATAACCAGGTGGTCAAGTTGACCACCGAGTGGCAGTCTTCGGCACGCTTTGATGATGTGCTGGAGGTATTCGTATCGCTAACGCACTTGGGCAATACATCATTCACGCTGCAAGCGGATATCCTTCATGCCGACGAGGGCCGCGCGATAGCGCGTTCGCAAGCGGTGTACGTAATGATGACCACGGAACCTTTTGCGAAAACCCCGGTGCCCGACGACCTGCGTGAAAAATTGCAGGCCGGGGCGCCGGGGGTGGTGATGGATCAAAGTGGTCGCGTCTAG
- a CDS encoding FG-GAP repeat protein: MFLTPGTTFRISLLLSAMLLTACGGGGGSSGNGGNDDSSGNKPPSPQSPLTIESPASKSLQLSWEPVEGALSYRLLLNIDGQSGYEPATDLLDSLEPDPETGRLSHTFENLSLHTLINASYILQVCDSEALCTDTPSRAVAEYLQGAIGYLKAASPQSGAGMGYRMVMSADGSTIATNGGQRVLVFAKDGNGIWQQQANLTPAVTELGSPYGMALDISDDGNTLAVSNYTEDSAASGINGNQIYSNCDDADTENDVNCLASSGAAYVYIRDGGGNWSEQAYFKADVPKEAGFFGKSITLNGNGNVLAVGSMGYGINRIGAVYLFERADSDWSQTDVIEGFTSNRRLGYSVALNTDGTRLAAAEYSGANASVYVFALQTGNWVQQQQLNPPSVGSTGEFGTALDFSLDGNTLAIADQADRCVVSHINNPAADSCAVTESFTGAVHIYQYDSSWTRQAYIKPSNMDGGDYFGHGISLTADGNLLVVGAPREGAIGSGFTANQNNNDGNLVGAAYLFKREDGQWQQSAYLKAPNSAAGDQFGASVALSADGSQLVVGARYEDGSGPGMAGDQNSNGRADSGALYLY, translated from the coding sequence ATGTTTCTGACACCTGGCACCACTTTCCGTATCTCTCTACTCCTCTCTGCCATGCTGCTGACCGCCTGCGGTGGCGGTGGTGGTAGCAGTGGTAACGGTGGCAATGATGACAGCTCAGGGAACAAGCCGCCCTCACCACAAAGCCCGCTGACAATCGAGTCACCTGCCAGCAAATCCCTGCAACTCAGCTGGGAACCGGTTGAGGGGGCGTTGAGCTATCGTTTGCTGCTCAACATCGATGGCCAATCCGGCTATGAGCCTGCCACCGATTTGCTCGACAGCCTGGAACCGGATCCGGAAACCGGCCGGCTCTCCCATACCTTCGAAAACCTGTCCCTGCATACGCTCATCAATGCGAGCTACATCCTGCAGGTCTGCGACAGCGAAGCGCTGTGCACCGACACCCCTTCCCGTGCAGTGGCCGAGTACCTGCAAGGCGCCATTGGCTACCTGAAAGCCGCCAGCCCCCAAAGCGGCGCCGGTATGGGTTACCGGATGGTCATGTCCGCGGACGGCTCCACCATCGCCACCAACGGTGGTCAGCGTGTGCTGGTGTTCGCCAAAGACGGCAACGGTATCTGGCAACAACAAGCCAATCTCACCCCGGCGGTCACCGAGCTCGGCAGCCCCTACGGCATGGCACTGGATATCTCTGACGACGGCAATACGCTGGCCGTCAGCAACTACACTGAAGACAGTGCTGCCAGTGGCATCAATGGCAACCAGATCTACAGTAACTGTGACGACGCGGATACTGAAAACGACGTTAACTGCCTGGCCAGCAGTGGCGCCGCCTACGTGTACATCCGTGATGGCGGTGGCAACTGGTCCGAGCAAGCCTACTTCAAGGCGGATGTCCCCAAGGAAGCCGGCTTCTTTGGCAAGTCCATCACCCTGAACGGCAATGGCAATGTGCTAGCCGTGGGCTCCATGGGCTATGGAATCAATCGTATTGGCGCGGTGTACCTGTTCGAACGCGCCGACAGTGACTGGAGCCAGACCGATGTGATCGAAGGCTTCACCTCCAACCGTCGGCTGGGTTACTCCGTGGCCCTGAATACCGACGGCACCCGGCTGGCCGCTGCCGAGTACTCCGGCGCGAATGCTTCTGTCTATGTGTTTGCGCTGCAAACCGGTAACTGGGTGCAGCAGCAGCAACTCAACCCGCCCAGCGTAGGCAGCACTGGCGAATTTGGCACTGCCCTCGACTTTTCATTAGACGGCAATACCCTCGCGATTGCTGATCAGGCAGATCGTTGTGTGGTCAGTCACATTAACAACCCTGCCGCCGACAGTTGCGCTGTCACCGAGTCCTTCACCGGCGCGGTGCATATCTATCAGTACGACAGTAGCTGGACTCGCCAGGCCTACATCAAACCCTCCAACATGGATGGTGGCGATTACTTTGGCCACGGCATTTCACTCACCGCCGACGGCAACCTGCTTGTGGTGGGCGCCCCCCGTGAAGGCGCTATCGGCAGCGGTTTCACTGCCAACCAGAACAATAATGACGGCAACCTGGTCGGCGCCGCCTACCTGTTCAAACGAGAAGATGGGCAGTGGCAGCAAAGCGCTTACCTGAAAGCGCCCAACAGCGCGGCAGGCGACCAGTTTGGTGCCAGTGTTGCACTGTCCGCCGATGGCAGTCAGTTGGTCGTCGGGGCGCGCTATGAAGACGGCAGTGGACCCGGCATGGCCGGCGATCAGAACAGCAACGGCAGAGCCGACTCTGGTGCTCTGTATCTGTATTGA
- a CDS encoding Calx-beta domain-containing protein has translation MSRPSSFSRYLLAASTSLWLASPAAVAAPGDPDTTFGVGGLVLHTPGSQTLNITTTPDTVIELSDGKLLVAGYSENGQEVNGFADTDILLARYLPDGQLDTSFGHQGIVTNATSSALSQVTGMLELADGKLLVFGVHSEVSAYRKGMVVRYLPDGRLDTSFANGGVLTLDLGSLGDQVNAAIQQADGKIVIAGSGNNGAGTDFALARIHDNGSLDTSFGTNGVVITDAGNGEVAQALIEQNGKLVAVGSGGSGIIIMRYLADGSLDTTLDGDGIVDLDVGSGLDSGMSAFALSNGQLLVGGVTGNTTSSLLRFNDDGSLDQNYALLGIHNLSGQSGVVALRGLANGKIVALSRNSRTAQLNADGTLDTGFASNGETGTLSYMLEGKDIIELMDGRRVVIGRTSAGEIVMARSLSDGVLDDSFDGDSGSGDGIVINQPRRLGLFNIVRTVLSQPDGKTIAVGYANNNSDNDIILSRYLANGQLDNNFGNNGVSTLSGNGTNDIATHAIWQGDKILVAGKFGSFAVVARLNNDGSLDTSFGSNGIRQVTAPTSTTLSQLHLLDDGRILAAGEWKDNADSDFYAVMLSADGALDSSFGGTGTMRYPLSGQEYAKGAIAAGNQFMLFGRTRTSFSSSYVTVALRLNSNGSVDDTFGNNGRISLGSANISQVITDHNGKALIAGDINGDMHVMRLNADGSKDLNFGNYGAASIDINGLPSSSRSIVEQADGKIVLAGETNNGSASNFVMARLDTNGTPDASFADNGILEVDLKGQEQFMSVTEQTDGKLIAGGHANGQRQFALLRVEGLLDSDDDGTPDINDAFPNDPTETTDTDNDGTGNNSDAFIDNNAAAVDNDGDGLPDSWNPDCDISCQENSGLTLDPSLNDFDNDGLIDSEDNDNGSDNYPPTVIAPPAIRVDATGSTTEVFLELNGSASANDLVDGPLTAVPVGGNSTVELAPGRHQILWQATDAAGNTGSATQQVDIVPLVSFETESQMSGEGNVVTVTVTLNGNAPEYPVVIPLEVSDLSTATPGNDYSAIQATIVINEEDEPANQGSLTFTTTDDGVGEYDETVILDLVEDNGTDTLENAVIDDTLLRHTVTITELNVAPTLTSLTVSQGDDSYEMPAGTPTIYDRFREDGLVTLTANLTDPNPQDSHTFEWIINEVVQPETGATLLIDPELYANGEYLLSVTVTDNGNPPLSSEPLQGGVNLLNTPAPYGNNSGGGGGGGGGSLGGWLLLLAAIGGWCRSKLG, from the coding sequence ATGTCTCGGCCGTCTTCATTTTCTCGCTACTTACTCGCCGCCAGCACCAGCCTCTGGCTTGCCAGCCCCGCTGCAGTCGCCGCTCCGGGAGATCCGGATACGACGTTTGGGGTCGGCGGCCTGGTACTGCACACCCCGGGAAGCCAGACACTCAACATCACCACCACGCCTGACACGGTGATTGAGCTCAGTGACGGCAAACTGCTGGTAGCTGGTTACAGCGAGAACGGCCAGGAAGTTAACGGCTTTGCCGATACCGACATCCTGCTGGCCCGCTACCTCCCTGACGGTCAGCTGGATACCAGCTTCGGCCACCAGGGCATTGTCACCAACGCCACCTCCAGCGCCCTGAGCCAGGTCACAGGGATGCTGGAGCTGGCCGACGGCAAGCTACTGGTGTTTGGCGTGCATTCCGAGGTCAGCGCCTACCGCAAGGGCATGGTGGTCCGTTATCTCCCCGATGGTCGCCTGGACACCAGCTTCGCCAACGGCGGTGTGCTCACCCTGGATCTCGGCAGTCTCGGTGACCAGGTCAATGCGGCCATCCAGCAAGCCGACGGGAAGATTGTGATTGCGGGTTCCGGCAACAACGGCGCAGGCACGGATTTCGCGCTGGCCAGAATCCATGACAACGGCAGCCTGGATACCAGCTTTGGTACCAATGGGGTCGTGATCACCGATGCCGGTAACGGTGAGGTGGCCCAGGCTCTGATCGAGCAGAATGGCAAGCTGGTGGCCGTCGGCTCGGGCGGCAGCGGCATTATCATCATGCGCTATCTGGCCGATGGCAGTCTCGACACCACGCTGGATGGCGACGGCATCGTCGATCTGGATGTGGGCAGCGGGCTGGACAGTGGCATGAGCGCCTTTGCCCTCAGCAATGGTCAACTGCTGGTGGGTGGCGTGACGGGTAACACCACTTCATCCCTGCTGCGCTTTAACGACGATGGTTCGCTGGACCAGAACTATGCCCTTCTTGGTATTCATAACCTTTCCGGTCAGTCCGGCGTCGTCGCACTACGCGGCCTTGCCAACGGCAAGATTGTCGCCCTGAGCCGCAACAGCCGTACCGCCCAGCTCAATGCGGATGGCACCCTGGACACCGGCTTCGCCAGCAACGGTGAAACCGGCACGCTGAGTTATATGCTGGAAGGCAAGGATATCATCGAGCTGATGGATGGCCGTCGTGTGGTCATTGGCAGAACCTCTGCAGGCGAGATTGTCATGGCCCGCAGCCTGAGCGACGGCGTACTCGACGACAGCTTTGATGGTGACAGCGGCAGCGGCGACGGCATCGTGATCAACCAGCCAAGACGGCTTGGCCTTTTCAACATCGTTCGCACGGTGTTATCACAACCGGATGGCAAGACCATTGCCGTTGGCTACGCCAACAACAATAGTGACAACGACATCATCCTGAGTCGCTACCTCGCCAACGGCCAACTGGACAACAATTTCGGCAATAACGGGGTGTCCACCCTGTCTGGAAACGGTACCAACGACATTGCAACGCATGCCATCTGGCAAGGCGACAAAATTCTGGTGGCCGGCAAATTTGGCAGCTTTGCAGTTGTTGCCAGGCTGAACAACGATGGTTCGCTCGACACCAGTTTTGGCAGCAATGGCATTCGGCAAGTGACCGCACCCACCAGCACGACCCTTTCACAACTTCATTTACTGGATGATGGCCGCATTCTTGCGGCGGGAGAATGGAAAGACAATGCAGACAGTGATTTCTATGCAGTGATGCTTTCCGCCGATGGCGCACTCGATAGCAGTTTCGGCGGCACCGGAACCATGAGATACCCACTGTCCGGCCAGGAGTATGCAAAAGGAGCGATCGCTGCGGGCAACCAGTTCATGTTGTTTGGGCGGACTCGCACCAGTTTCTCCTCTTCTTATGTCACGGTAGCTCTGCGCCTCAACAGTAATGGCTCTGTGGACGACACCTTCGGCAACAATGGAAGAATTTCCCTGGGTAGTGCAAACATCTCGCAGGTCATTACTGACCACAACGGTAAAGCACTCATTGCCGGTGATATTAACGGGGACATGCACGTCATGCGGCTCAATGCAGACGGCAGCAAGGACCTGAATTTTGGCAACTATGGCGCCGCAAGCATCGACATCAACGGACTGCCGTCTTCCAGTCGCAGCATTGTCGAGCAGGCCGACGGAAAGATTGTACTCGCCGGCGAAACCAACAACGGCAGTGCATCCAACTTTGTCATGGCAAGACTCGATACTAACGGTACACCCGATGCTTCCTTTGCCGACAACGGGATACTGGAGGTTGATCTCAAGGGTCAGGAACAATTCATGTCCGTTACTGAGCAGACCGACGGCAAGCTGATTGCAGGGGGACATGCCAACGGTCAGCGCCAGTTCGCCCTGCTGCGTGTGGAGGGCCTGCTCGACAGTGACGACGACGGCACACCGGATATTAACGATGCCTTCCCCAATGACCCGACCGAAACCACCGACACCGACAACGATGGCACAGGAAATAACAGCGATGCCTTTATCGACAACAATGCCGCCGCCGTGGATAACGATGGTGATGGCCTGCCCGACAGCTGGAACCCGGATTGCGATATCAGCTGCCAGGAAAATTCCGGCCTGACACTGGACCCATCGCTCAATGATTTTGACAACGACGGCCTGATCGACAGCGAAGACAACGACAACGGTAGCGACAACTATCCACCCACCGTCATCGCGCCGCCCGCGATTCGTGTTGATGCCACCGGCAGCACCACCGAGGTGTTCCTGGAACTGAACGGCAGCGCCAGCGCCAACGACCTGGTGGATGGCCCACTGACAGCGGTACCGGTCGGAGGCAACAGCACCGTAGAACTGGCCCCCGGTCGCCACCAGATTCTCTGGCAGGCCACCGATGCAGCCGGCAACACCGGCAGTGCCACACAGCAGGTGGACATCGTGCCGCTGGTGAGTTTTGAAACAGAAAGTCAGATGAGTGGCGAAGGTAATGTTGTCACCGTTACCGTCACACTCAACGGCAACGCGCCGGAATATCCGGTGGTGATTCCACTGGAAGTTTCCGACCTGTCTACCGCAACACCTGGCAATGATTACAGCGCCATCCAGGCCACGATTGTGATCAACGAAGAGGACGAGCCAGCCAACCAGGGCAGCCTCACTTTCACCACCACTGACGATGGTGTCGGCGAATACGATGAAACCGTCATCCTCGATCTGGTGGAAGACAACGGCACGGACACACTGGAGAACGCCGTGATCGATGACACCCTGTTGCGGCACACGGTCACCATCACCGAGCTCAATGTGGCTCCGACGCTGACCTCGCTCACCGTAAGCCAGGGAGACGACAGCTACGAGATGCCGGCAGGCACACCGACAATCTATGATCGCTTCCGCGAAGATGGGCTGGTCACGCTCACCGCCAACCTGACCGACCCCAACCCGCAAGATAGCCATACCTTCGAGTGGATCATCAACGAGGTCGTGCAACCGGAAACCGGGGCCACCCTGCTCATCGATCCGGAGCTGTACGCCAACGGCGAATACCTGCTGTCTGTCACCGTCACCGACAATGGCAACCCGCCCCTGAGCAGCGAACCATTACAAGGTGGCGTCAACCTGCTCAACACCCCAGCGCCCTACGGCAATAACAGCGGCGGTGGTGGTGGAGGCGGTGGCGGCAGCCTGGGGGGCTGGCTGCTCCTGCTTGCCGCCATCGGCGGGTGGTGCCGCAGCAAATTGGGCTAG